The following coding sequences are from one Humulus lupulus chromosome X, drHumLupu1.1, whole genome shotgun sequence window:
- the LOC133803325 gene encoding cytochrome c oxidase subunit 6b-1 yields MAEPQPEKTLTLSEEYALEKEDKVAVDTKPVEVKEVENPGNAASEEVVAEKDEEPPAAAPKESTEVPAPAAAEESSESAPSAVVGGESSGDSADAVETSYETAAEAENSSEQEAVEEEAPEIKLETAPADFRFPTTNQTRHCFTRYVEYHRCVAAKGEDAPECDKFQKYYRSLCPGEWVERWNEQRENGTFPGPL; encoded by the exons ATGGCGGAGCCGCAACCTGAGAAAACCCTAACCCTTTCCGAG GAATATGCATTAGAGAAAGAAGATAAGGTGGCTGTGGATACAAAACCTGTAGAAGTAAAAGAGGTTGAAAACCCAGGGAATGCTGCTTCTGAGGAAGTAGTCGCTGAGAAAGATGAGGAACCACCAGCTGCAGCCCCCAAGGAAAGCACTGAAGttcctgctcctgctgctgctgaaGAAAGCAGTGAATCTGCCCCTTCAGCAGTTGTTGGTGGAGAAAGCTCTGGAGACAGCGCTGATGCAGTTGAAACCAGCTACGAAACTGCTGCCGAGGCTGAAAACTCGAGTGAGCAAGAAGCTGTAGAAGAAGAGGCACCGGAGATTAAG CTTGAGACAGCACCAGCAGATTTCCGTTTCCCCACTACAAATCAAACCAGGCATTGCTTTACCCGATACGTAGAGTATCATCG ATGCGTAGCTGCGAAAGGTGAAGATGCTCCAGAGTGTGATAAGTTTCAGAAATATTATCGTTCTCTTTGCCCTGGTGAATGG GTCGAGCGATGGAATGAGCAAAGGGAGAATGGAACCTTCCCAGGTCCTCTGTAG
- the LOC133803131 gene encoding thylakoid lumenal 29 kDa protein, chloroplastic: MIMGVSFLSTAPSLLPLASVSSLNVNANTSRNSTQPVSIRCNKIEAAVTDEDGFRRRDVLKCIGASIGMELIASSGTFVETASAADLIERRQRSEFLSSIKSTLYTAIKANPDLIPSILTLALNDAITYDKATKTGGPNGSIRFSSEISRPENKGFAGALNLLEEVKKEIDSYSKGGPISYADLIQFAAQSATKSTFLASAIRKCGGNEEKGSLLYSAYGSNGQWGLFDRTFGRTDAQEPDPEGRVPQWEKATVQEMKDKFVAIGFGPRQLAVMSAFLGPDQTATEALLATDPQVLPWVEKYQRSRETVSQTDYEVDLITTLTKLSSLGQQINYEAYTYARPKVDITKLKL; encoded by the exons ATGATCATGGGGGTCTCCTTCCTCTCCACTGCCCCTTCTCTTCTTCCACTTGCTTCAGTCTCTTCTCTCAATGTCAATGCCAACACTTCTCGAAATTCCACTCAACCA GTCTCAATTCGTTGTAATAAAATAGAAGCTGCAGTTACCGATGAGGATGGGTTCCGACGTAGGGACGTTCTTAAATGCATTGGTGCCTCCATTGGCATG GAATTAATAGCAAGTTCCGGGACATTTGTGGAAACTGCCAGTGCTGCTGATTTGATAGAACGAAGACAGCGATCTGAATTTCTTT CAAGTATCAAGAGTACCCTTTATACTGCAATAAAG GCAAATCCAGATCTTATCCCATCCATACTAACTTTGGCACTTAATGATGCTATAACGTATGACAAG GCTACCAAAACAGGAGGCCCAAATGGATCAATAAGGTTCAG CTCAGAGATAAGCAGACCTGAAAACAAAGGGTTTGCTGGTGCTTTGAATTTGTTGGAGGAAGTTAAGAAGGAGATTGATTCTTACTCCAAGGGTGGACCTATTTCCTATGCTGATCTCATCCAATTTGCGG CACAAAGTGCAACTAAATCTACCTTCTTAGCTTCTGCTATTCGTAAATGTGGTGGGAATGAAGAGAAGGGAAGCTTACTCTACTCAGCATATGGTTCAAATGGGCAG TGGGGTTTGTTTGATAGAACCTTTGGGAGAACAGATGCCCAGGAGCCTGATCCGGAGGGAAGGGTTCCCCAGTGGGAGAAAGCCACTGTACAAGAAATGAAGGACAAGTTCGTTGCCATTGGCTTTGGTCCTCGCCAG CTAGCTGTAATGTCTGCATTCTTGGGTCCTGATCAAACGGCAACCGAAGCCTTATTAGCCACAGATCCTCAGGTTTTGCCTTGGGTTGAAAAATATCAACGCAGCCGAGAAACTGTATCTCAGACAGATTATGAG GTTGATTTGATAACGACTCTCACAAAATTGAGTAGCCTTGGCCAACAAATCAATTATGAAGCATATACATATGCTCGCCCAAAAGTTGACATCACAAAACTCAAATTGTAG
- the LOC133807319 gene encoding O-fucosyltransferase 7 isoform X1: MQKKKWRALVVLRKVLTCAICSIALVALCSVHVPAFPSSKVPKFSDPFKLPTKREHKYQRLSAERSWTQELAPPHSKSPLPSRKLDEASGILELEKEKLWKPPSNRDFVPCANPSLNYTPPAGSRGYLLVHTNGGLNQMRAGICDMVAVARIINATLVIPELDKRSFWQDSSNFSDVFDEDHFIEALANDVKVIKKLPKDLANATRAVKHFRSWSGMEYYEDEIASMWEDYEVIRAAKSDSRLANNHLPPDIQKLRCRACYEALRFAPQIEAMGKLLVDRMRSYGPYIALHLRYEKDMLAFSGCTHELSPDEADELRVIRENTPYWKVKEIDSSEQRSKGFCPLTPKEVGILLTALGYPSTTPIYIAAGEIYGGDSRMADLQSRYPLIMSKEKLATGEELEPFTNHASQMAALDYIVSVESDVFIPSYSGNMARAVEGHRRYLGHRKTISPDRKSLVRLFDKLEQGTMKEGKNLSSRIIEIHRRRQGSPRKRKGPISGTKGMDRFRSEEAFYVNPLPDCLCRKELPVVNNSLTMR, translated from the exons atgcAGAAGAAGAAGTGGAGAGCATTGGTGGTGCTGAGGAAAGTGCTAACGTGCGCCATATGTTCAATAGCATTGGTGGCTCTCTGCTCAGTCCATGTTCCCGCCTTCCCTTCTTCTAAGGTTCCCAAGTTCTCTGACCCTTTCAAGCTCCCCACG AAACGTGAACATAAATACCAGAGGTTGAGCGCCGAGCGGAGCTGGACTCAGGAGCTCGCTCCTCCCCATTCCAAATCTCCTCTCCCTTCTCGCAAG TTGGATGAGGCCAGTGGGATTTTGGAATTGGAAAAGGAAAAGCTATGGAAACCTCCATCGAATCGAGATTTCGTGCCATGTGCAAACCCAAGTCTTAATTATACAC CCCCTGCCGGGTCTCGAGGTTACCTTTTAGTTCATACCAATGGTGGGCTCAATCAGATGCGTGCTGGG ATATGTGACATGGTTGCTGTTGCCCGGATTATAAATGCCACGCTTGTAATCCCAGAACTTGATAAAAGATCATTTTGGCAAGATTCTAG CAATTTTTCAGATGTTTTTGATGAGGATCATTTTATTGAAGCTCTTGCTAATGATGTAAAAGTCATAAAGAAGCTTCCCAAGGATCTAGCAAATGCTACAAGAGCAGTAAAGCACTTTAGAAGCTGGTCTGGAATGGAGTACTATGAGGATGAGATAGCTAGCATGTGGGAAGATTATGAA GTTATCCGAGCTGCTAAGTCTGATTCTCGCTTAGCAAATAACCATCTGCCCCCAGATATACAGAAGTTGCGATGTCGTGCTTGTTATGAAGCTCTCCGCTTTGCACCTCAAATTGAGGCCATGGGGAAG TTGTTGGTGGATCGGATGCGGTCATATGGTCCTTACATTGCATTGCACTTACGATATGAGAAGGATATGCTTGCCTTTAGTGGATGCACTCATGAGCTGTCTCCAGATGAAGCTGATGAACTTAGGGTGATCAG AGAGAACactccatattggaaagttaagGAAATTGATTCCAGTGAACAGAGGTCCAAAGGCTTTTGCCCCTTAACTCCAAAGGAGGTTGGGATACTTCTTACAGCTCTTGGATACCCTTCAACCACTCCCATATACATTGCAGCTGGAGAAATTTATGGAGGTGATTCTCGCATGGCTGATCTGCAGTCTCGCTATCCCTTAATAATGAGCAAG GAAAAATTGGCAACTGgtgaggagcttgagcctttcACTAATCACGCATCTCAGATGGCTGCTCTTGACTACATAGTCTCAGTTGAAAGTGATGTATTTATTCCTTCTTACTCGGGAAACATGGCTAGGGCTGTTGAAGGTCATCGGCGTTATCTTGGACATAGGAAAACAATATCCCCTGACAG AAAATCTCTTGTTCGCCTGTTCGACAAGCTTGAGCAGGGAACAATGAAAGAAGGTAAAAACTTATCAAGTCGAATCATTGAAATCCACAGAAGACG GCAAGGCTCACCACGGAAAAGAAAAGGTCCCATCTCGGGAACAAAGGGCATGGATAGGTTTCGTTCAGAAGAAGCCTTCTATGTAAACCCTCTGCCGGATTGCTTGTGTCGAAAAGAACTACCTGTTGTGAACAACTCTTTGACAATGAGGTAG
- the LOC133807319 gene encoding O-fucosyltransferase 7 isoform X2, whose protein sequence is MQKKKWRALVVLRKVLTCAICSIALVALCSVHVPAFPSSKVPKFSDPFKLPTRLSAERSWTQELAPPHSKSPLPSRKLDEASGILELEKEKLWKPPSNRDFVPCANPSLNYTPPAGSRGYLLVHTNGGLNQMRAGICDMVAVARIINATLVIPELDKRSFWQDSSNFSDVFDEDHFIEALANDVKVIKKLPKDLANATRAVKHFRSWSGMEYYEDEIASMWEDYEVIRAAKSDSRLANNHLPPDIQKLRCRACYEALRFAPQIEAMGKLLVDRMRSYGPYIALHLRYEKDMLAFSGCTHELSPDEADELRVIRENTPYWKVKEIDSSEQRSKGFCPLTPKEVGILLTALGYPSTTPIYIAAGEIYGGDSRMADLQSRYPLIMSKEKLATGEELEPFTNHASQMAALDYIVSVESDVFIPSYSGNMARAVEGHRRYLGHRKTISPDRKSLVRLFDKLEQGTMKEGKNLSSRIIEIHRRRQGSPRKRKGPISGTKGMDRFRSEEAFYVNPLPDCLCRKELPVVNNSLTMR, encoded by the exons atgcAGAAGAAGAAGTGGAGAGCATTGGTGGTGCTGAGGAAAGTGCTAACGTGCGCCATATGTTCAATAGCATTGGTGGCTCTCTGCTCAGTCCATGTTCCCGCCTTCCCTTCTTCTAAGGTTCCCAAGTTCTCTGACCCTTTCAAGCTCCCCACG AGGTTGAGCGCCGAGCGGAGCTGGACTCAGGAGCTCGCTCCTCCCCATTCCAAATCTCCTCTCCCTTCTCGCAAG TTGGATGAGGCCAGTGGGATTTTGGAATTGGAAAAGGAAAAGCTATGGAAACCTCCATCGAATCGAGATTTCGTGCCATGTGCAAACCCAAGTCTTAATTATACAC CCCCTGCCGGGTCTCGAGGTTACCTTTTAGTTCATACCAATGGTGGGCTCAATCAGATGCGTGCTGGG ATATGTGACATGGTTGCTGTTGCCCGGATTATAAATGCCACGCTTGTAATCCCAGAACTTGATAAAAGATCATTTTGGCAAGATTCTAG CAATTTTTCAGATGTTTTTGATGAGGATCATTTTATTGAAGCTCTTGCTAATGATGTAAAAGTCATAAAGAAGCTTCCCAAGGATCTAGCAAATGCTACAAGAGCAGTAAAGCACTTTAGAAGCTGGTCTGGAATGGAGTACTATGAGGATGAGATAGCTAGCATGTGGGAAGATTATGAA GTTATCCGAGCTGCTAAGTCTGATTCTCGCTTAGCAAATAACCATCTGCCCCCAGATATACAGAAGTTGCGATGTCGTGCTTGTTATGAAGCTCTCCGCTTTGCACCTCAAATTGAGGCCATGGGGAAG TTGTTGGTGGATCGGATGCGGTCATATGGTCCTTACATTGCATTGCACTTACGATATGAGAAGGATATGCTTGCCTTTAGTGGATGCACTCATGAGCTGTCTCCAGATGAAGCTGATGAACTTAGGGTGATCAG AGAGAACactccatattggaaagttaagGAAATTGATTCCAGTGAACAGAGGTCCAAAGGCTTTTGCCCCTTAACTCCAAAGGAGGTTGGGATACTTCTTACAGCTCTTGGATACCCTTCAACCACTCCCATATACATTGCAGCTGGAGAAATTTATGGAGGTGATTCTCGCATGGCTGATCTGCAGTCTCGCTATCCCTTAATAATGAGCAAG GAAAAATTGGCAACTGgtgaggagcttgagcctttcACTAATCACGCATCTCAGATGGCTGCTCTTGACTACATAGTCTCAGTTGAAAGTGATGTATTTATTCCTTCTTACTCGGGAAACATGGCTAGGGCTGTTGAAGGTCATCGGCGTTATCTTGGACATAGGAAAACAATATCCCCTGACAG AAAATCTCTTGTTCGCCTGTTCGACAAGCTTGAGCAGGGAACAATGAAAGAAGGTAAAAACTTATCAAGTCGAATCATTGAAATCCACAGAAGACG GCAAGGCTCACCACGGAAAAGAAAAGGTCCCATCTCGGGAACAAAGGGCATGGATAGGTTTCGTTCAGAAGAAGCCTTCTATGTAAACCCTCTGCCGGATTGCTTGTGTCGAAAAGAACTACCTGTTGTGAACAACTCTTTGACAATGAGGTAG
- the LOC133807319 gene encoding O-fucosyltransferase 7 isoform X4: MQKKKWRALVVLRKVLTCAICSIALVALCSVHVPAFPSSKRLSAERSWTQELAPPHSKSPLPSRKLDEASGILELEKEKLWKPPSNRDFVPCANPSLNYTPPAGSRGYLLVHTNGGLNQMRAGICDMVAVARIINATLVIPELDKRSFWQDSSNFSDVFDEDHFIEALANDVKVIKKLPKDLANATRAVKHFRSWSGMEYYEDEIASMWEDYEVIRAAKSDSRLANNHLPPDIQKLRCRACYEALRFAPQIEAMGKLLVDRMRSYGPYIALHLRYEKDMLAFSGCTHELSPDEADELRVIRENTPYWKVKEIDSSEQRSKGFCPLTPKEVGILLTALGYPSTTPIYIAAGEIYGGDSRMADLQSRYPLIMSKEKLATGEELEPFTNHASQMAALDYIVSVESDVFIPSYSGNMARAVEGHRRYLGHRKTISPDRKSLVRLFDKLEQGTMKEGKNLSSRIIEIHRRRQGSPRKRKGPISGTKGMDRFRSEEAFYVNPLPDCLCRKELPVVNNSLTMR, encoded by the exons atgcAGAAGAAGAAGTGGAGAGCATTGGTGGTGCTGAGGAAAGTGCTAACGTGCGCCATATGTTCAATAGCATTGGTGGCTCTCTGCTCAGTCCATGTTCCCGCCTTCCCTTCTTCTAAG AGGTTGAGCGCCGAGCGGAGCTGGACTCAGGAGCTCGCTCCTCCCCATTCCAAATCTCCTCTCCCTTCTCGCAAG TTGGATGAGGCCAGTGGGATTTTGGAATTGGAAAAGGAAAAGCTATGGAAACCTCCATCGAATCGAGATTTCGTGCCATGTGCAAACCCAAGTCTTAATTATACAC CCCCTGCCGGGTCTCGAGGTTACCTTTTAGTTCATACCAATGGTGGGCTCAATCAGATGCGTGCTGGG ATATGTGACATGGTTGCTGTTGCCCGGATTATAAATGCCACGCTTGTAATCCCAGAACTTGATAAAAGATCATTTTGGCAAGATTCTAG CAATTTTTCAGATGTTTTTGATGAGGATCATTTTATTGAAGCTCTTGCTAATGATGTAAAAGTCATAAAGAAGCTTCCCAAGGATCTAGCAAATGCTACAAGAGCAGTAAAGCACTTTAGAAGCTGGTCTGGAATGGAGTACTATGAGGATGAGATAGCTAGCATGTGGGAAGATTATGAA GTTATCCGAGCTGCTAAGTCTGATTCTCGCTTAGCAAATAACCATCTGCCCCCAGATATACAGAAGTTGCGATGTCGTGCTTGTTATGAAGCTCTCCGCTTTGCACCTCAAATTGAGGCCATGGGGAAG TTGTTGGTGGATCGGATGCGGTCATATGGTCCTTACATTGCATTGCACTTACGATATGAGAAGGATATGCTTGCCTTTAGTGGATGCACTCATGAGCTGTCTCCAGATGAAGCTGATGAACTTAGGGTGATCAG AGAGAACactccatattggaaagttaagGAAATTGATTCCAGTGAACAGAGGTCCAAAGGCTTTTGCCCCTTAACTCCAAAGGAGGTTGGGATACTTCTTACAGCTCTTGGATACCCTTCAACCACTCCCATATACATTGCAGCTGGAGAAATTTATGGAGGTGATTCTCGCATGGCTGATCTGCAGTCTCGCTATCCCTTAATAATGAGCAAG GAAAAATTGGCAACTGgtgaggagcttgagcctttcACTAATCACGCATCTCAGATGGCTGCTCTTGACTACATAGTCTCAGTTGAAAGTGATGTATTTATTCCTTCTTACTCGGGAAACATGGCTAGGGCTGTTGAAGGTCATCGGCGTTATCTTGGACATAGGAAAACAATATCCCCTGACAG AAAATCTCTTGTTCGCCTGTTCGACAAGCTTGAGCAGGGAACAATGAAAGAAGGTAAAAACTTATCAAGTCGAATCATTGAAATCCACAGAAGACG GCAAGGCTCACCACGGAAAAGAAAAGGTCCCATCTCGGGAACAAAGGGCATGGATAGGTTTCGTTCAGAAGAAGCCTTCTATGTAAACCCTCTGCCGGATTGCTTGTGTCGAAAAGAACTACCTGTTGTGAACAACTCTTTGACAATGAGGTAG
- the LOC133807319 gene encoding O-fucosyltransferase 7 isoform X3 — protein MQKKKWRALVVLRKVLTCAICSIALVALCSVHVPAFPSSKKREHKYQRLSAERSWTQELAPPHSKSPLPSRKLDEASGILELEKEKLWKPPSNRDFVPCANPSLNYTPPAGSRGYLLVHTNGGLNQMRAGICDMVAVARIINATLVIPELDKRSFWQDSSNFSDVFDEDHFIEALANDVKVIKKLPKDLANATRAVKHFRSWSGMEYYEDEIASMWEDYEVIRAAKSDSRLANNHLPPDIQKLRCRACYEALRFAPQIEAMGKLLVDRMRSYGPYIALHLRYEKDMLAFSGCTHELSPDEADELRVIRENTPYWKVKEIDSSEQRSKGFCPLTPKEVGILLTALGYPSTTPIYIAAGEIYGGDSRMADLQSRYPLIMSKEKLATGEELEPFTNHASQMAALDYIVSVESDVFIPSYSGNMARAVEGHRRYLGHRKTISPDRKSLVRLFDKLEQGTMKEGKNLSSRIIEIHRRRQGSPRKRKGPISGTKGMDRFRSEEAFYVNPLPDCLCRKELPVVNNSLTMR, from the exons atgcAGAAGAAGAAGTGGAGAGCATTGGTGGTGCTGAGGAAAGTGCTAACGTGCGCCATATGTTCAATAGCATTGGTGGCTCTCTGCTCAGTCCATGTTCCCGCCTTCCCTTCTTCTAAG AAACGTGAACATAAATACCAGAGGTTGAGCGCCGAGCGGAGCTGGACTCAGGAGCTCGCTCCTCCCCATTCCAAATCTCCTCTCCCTTCTCGCAAG TTGGATGAGGCCAGTGGGATTTTGGAATTGGAAAAGGAAAAGCTATGGAAACCTCCATCGAATCGAGATTTCGTGCCATGTGCAAACCCAAGTCTTAATTATACAC CCCCTGCCGGGTCTCGAGGTTACCTTTTAGTTCATACCAATGGTGGGCTCAATCAGATGCGTGCTGGG ATATGTGACATGGTTGCTGTTGCCCGGATTATAAATGCCACGCTTGTAATCCCAGAACTTGATAAAAGATCATTTTGGCAAGATTCTAG CAATTTTTCAGATGTTTTTGATGAGGATCATTTTATTGAAGCTCTTGCTAATGATGTAAAAGTCATAAAGAAGCTTCCCAAGGATCTAGCAAATGCTACAAGAGCAGTAAAGCACTTTAGAAGCTGGTCTGGAATGGAGTACTATGAGGATGAGATAGCTAGCATGTGGGAAGATTATGAA GTTATCCGAGCTGCTAAGTCTGATTCTCGCTTAGCAAATAACCATCTGCCCCCAGATATACAGAAGTTGCGATGTCGTGCTTGTTATGAAGCTCTCCGCTTTGCACCTCAAATTGAGGCCATGGGGAAG TTGTTGGTGGATCGGATGCGGTCATATGGTCCTTACATTGCATTGCACTTACGATATGAGAAGGATATGCTTGCCTTTAGTGGATGCACTCATGAGCTGTCTCCAGATGAAGCTGATGAACTTAGGGTGATCAG AGAGAACactccatattggaaagttaagGAAATTGATTCCAGTGAACAGAGGTCCAAAGGCTTTTGCCCCTTAACTCCAAAGGAGGTTGGGATACTTCTTACAGCTCTTGGATACCCTTCAACCACTCCCATATACATTGCAGCTGGAGAAATTTATGGAGGTGATTCTCGCATGGCTGATCTGCAGTCTCGCTATCCCTTAATAATGAGCAAG GAAAAATTGGCAACTGgtgaggagcttgagcctttcACTAATCACGCATCTCAGATGGCTGCTCTTGACTACATAGTCTCAGTTGAAAGTGATGTATTTATTCCTTCTTACTCGGGAAACATGGCTAGGGCTGTTGAAGGTCATCGGCGTTATCTTGGACATAGGAAAACAATATCCCCTGACAG AAAATCTCTTGTTCGCCTGTTCGACAAGCTTGAGCAGGGAACAATGAAAGAAGGTAAAAACTTATCAAGTCGAATCATTGAAATCCACAGAAGACG GCAAGGCTCACCACGGAAAAGAAAAGGTCCCATCTCGGGAACAAAGGGCATGGATAGGTTTCGTTCAGAAGAAGCCTTCTATGTAAACCCTCTGCCGGATTGCTTGTGTCGAAAAGAACTACCTGTTGTGAACAACTCTTTGACAATGAGGTAG